In a single window of the Carassius auratus strain Wakin unplaced genomic scaffold, ASM336829v1 scaf_tig00016366, whole genome shotgun sequence genome:
- the LOC113075108 gene encoding galectin-related protein-like, producing MAELSAVRHELRTRNLSGSFEEPQCMSPQKDEQQTLAVPFCGSIRGGLRPGKKITVMGVVNADPDRFDISLTCGCGDVALDMCVRFDDREVSRNACVSESWGEEERSIPYFPFIAEQPFRVEIHCDHPRFRVLVDGHQLFDFYHRVTPLTAIDTIQISGSLTITKLN from the exons ATGGCGGAGCTGAGCGCAGTCCGACACGAACTT AGAACCAGAAATCTGAGCGGTTCTTTTGAGGAGCCTCAGTGTATGTCACCACAGAAAGATGAGCAGCAGACACTG GCCGTGCCGTTCTGTGGCAGCATCCGCGGAGGACTGAGACCGGGGAAGAAAATCACGGTCATGGGCGTCGTGAATGCAGATCCGGACAG GTTTGACATCAGTCTGACGTGCGGCTGTGGGGACGTGGCTCTGGATATGTGCGTGCGGTTCGACGACCGGGAGGTTTCACGAAACGCCTGTGTTTCTGAAAGCTGGGGCGAGGAGGAGAGGTCAATACCGTACTTCCCCTTCATCGCAGAGCAGCCTTTCAGG GTTGAGATTCACTGTGATCACCCGCGCTTCCGCGTGCTCGTGGACGGCCATCAGCTCTTTGACTTCTACCACCGCGTGACGCCGCTGACGGCCATCGACACCATCCAGATCAGCGGCAGTCTGACCATCACCAAGCTCAACTGA